One Gossypium hirsutum isolate 1008001.06 chromosome A08, Gossypium_hirsutum_v2.1, whole genome shotgun sequence genomic window, taattaaattagtttttatattttttaaatttttattcttttcgaaatttaaaacttcaatcttgattcaaataaaaataattaaatttatttggatAGATTTTACTATTAGTTATGAATGATTTATAAAGTTAtagatataatttattttgaatgtCCGTCATcaattacattaattattttttttaaataatatgtaaaaataataagttgatataATATTAGATATGTGACAGGGGTGTAACTAGGGGGTTGGCAAGGGCTCCGGCctttctaaaatgaaatttttttcatttagaccctttaacatttttaaaattttaaattagtaaagacaaaattgtactttgacctcCTCTAAAAacgataaaaatttgatttagtcctttaaaaattataaagatataagttattaaaatggtaaaatcgCATTTCTACTATcttcaaaattataatttaatttcggccccctAAAAAAACTTTCTGACTTCACCCCTAATATATTTGtcagataaaatttttaaaaataacaaaacttaacgAATTTAATAAATACTGTTTGATCATagctaaaattacaaaatttaaaaagtataggggctaaatataaaatgtaaaatgtaaaaaataaaaatttattgttCAGCTCAATGAGTATGGAActtgaattataaaaattatttgatatttattagaagttcaattaattaatttttaatatttattatcaaagtactaaaatttttaatttattaaaatgtaaTTAGAGAACCAAGTTCAGGGGAGAAATCCCTAAGCCTAGGCAAAACCCAGACAAGAAGAGTCTAAATAATAATCCCCAATTAAGTAAGCATTCGGAGAAAAGCAGCTCAGAAATGGAGACGGCGGAGAACGGCGGCGATAATGGTAAAATCCACATAAACAGCCACTGGTATTGGGCCATAGCAAGTGTATCCCAGCTGGGTTGGGCAGTATCTTCGTATCGGAAAGGTTATACCGGCGACCATCGTTTCATGCCCTTAAAAGCCTTCGCCGTAGCTTCACTGTTCCTTGGCGCCTCTGCCTCTGCATCCGTCGCTTTCCTAAAAGCCTCCGGCATTCACAAAGTAAATCTTTATTCATTCTCCATGTCTTTCAAATTTTCACCCTCAACATCTCATTATTGTACTTAAATTTTCGTTTTTGTGATTTCCATTTTTTGAATAGGTCGAAGATTTGATGGGTGTAGGTGCAAGTATAAGAAGTGGACTTGGAATTCGGCCGAGGACAGGCGACAAATGAGTCCCTTTTTTGCCCTTTCTGTTTTCAAGGTCTTTTCTAGTTTACATCTTTCTTCCATTTATTTTTTTCAGTTTGGAAAATCTATAATCTTTATCATAATAATCGAACAATTAGCTTTTAGACTCTCAATCTCTGTTATTCAGTCTCAATAACTAAGTTGTTAAGAGACTTGAGGATAGCTTGTAATGGAAAGGACATGTCTAATACTCAACCCTAACCTGATAGAAAAAATGTAATCCAGTGCTGAACATAGAATTGCAATGGCAGCCTTAACAGATTGCTTCAAAAATTATTTAGAATCATATGCAATTTAGCTGTCTGTTGAACTGTTTCATATGTACTATTGGAGCACCCAAATCATAGAAAACCTAGCTAGCATCGCCTGGCGCTGTGTAGTCTCCTTCCTCTGGTGGAGGCTCTCCTGTTCCCTCCCGTGGTAGAGTGGAACTCTCTAGAGCGTGGTATAgctctttctctctttttgttTCCCATGCCTTCTGGTCCTTGTGGTGTTGCTGGCTGCCGATTGAGGTCTCATTGTTGCTGGAAGATGGTTTTGGGCTAGCAGATGTCACCCTGTTGAAGAGCTTTATACACTTTCTTGCTTTGGATGTGAAAATCCTTTGGTTTTGGTTCTCAAATGCATTTGGATATCATACTGAATGACTGCACCCTTGGGGATTTGATTTCCTCTCCTCAAAAAATCGATTTGTCttcttttttgggtttttctttggCGATCTTTAGTGTCTTGTTTGGGTATGGTTTCTCTGTTTAGAGAAGTGTTCGTACCCATTGCTGATGGGGTTTTTCCCTGGGCTGATTTTCTTTTGAGATTGTTTCTTGTCATTTCGAGATGCTTTGCCCGAGTTGCTAGCTAATATGTCAAAATCCATGTTACTTGAATTCAAAGGTAGATCTCAGaatataaatacatttataacatgaatatTGCTCAACTTGTTTCTAAATTGATGCTGGTGCTCATTGTTATTTGTTCTTCATTTTACTTTATGGGGTAAGGTTGCTCGGTTATAATTCCTCACAAGCTTGATAGTacaaatttaattgttttaatgttCGTTACCACATTCAATTGCTCTGTTGAGGTTTCTAATTTCCTTTTGGTGATGGAAGAGAGTAATAATCTCTTGGTAGGCTCTTTGTATTATTAGTTCACACAAATGCCAAGGCACACTGTTTTCACAATGTTGGTCAGTTCCAAGACAAAGAATATGCTTCATTGTATTTTTTCACAAACCTTGGCATCCAAGGCCTGGTTCAACATCTTATGCCCTATAAAATCCTGGTTTCGAATCAGGATGGAGGCAACAAAGGGGGAAACTTAAAAATCAAACACCACAAGCAGGCAATCCCTGTGACTAGAACTCATAGTTGTATGGAGGGTGAACACCCTTGGCCAAACTAGAACTCAGAGATTGTATGTAGGGTGAACACCCTTGGCCAAACTAGAACTCACAGATTGTATGTAAGGTGAACCCCTGGCCAATGAGTCAACAACGGTGATTCAACCTACATCATAGTGTTGACACTTATTCTAGGTTtggatcaaataataataagtaatctCGTTTAACAGAGATCTGCTCAAGAATTAAATTACCCATTCGGTTCATACAACTTGGGTCTTGAACAGATTTTACAAATTCGAACCAATCTATCCTGAGATTCCTGACCCAAGTTGgtatttaataacaataaaatgttTTTGTTACAACTTAATTATAgatgtatataaatattaatatgaaaatataagcCAGCCTAGGTTGATCCaggctaggcttgggtaaagtaggtaaaaaaaaaaatccttaccATGCTGAGGCTACTGCTTGTTATATTTCCGGTCCAAAGCTTTATTTGTACGATGCAGCACTTGATAAAACACTCAGATAATTCTGACGCTGTTGCTTCCTATATTTGTTCATAACCCTACAAATCCCTTTGTAAATTGTAATGTATTTGGCATTTAAAGTGGAGTCTGCCACCATAGCAAGAACAAATACACAAATAGCTAAAATAAGATATAAAACTGGGTACcaaaataataacattaacaaCATGAATGCACTAACGTCTCAATATCTGAATTGCcaacatatcaaaatttatataaatatagaatATTTTGAATACAATTACGGCacagcaatatatatatatataaacatgataCGGATACAACAGTAAGTCTCATGATTCAATCATTCTCATTAGTCCCCTACCTAGAGGAACACAAGCAAAATCAGACTCGTTAATTTCCAAAGGAAGGCCTTATAATGGCTACTTCCTCcacaataaataaaagaaatagaagacTATTTTCCTTCAACATGTAACTGTCATAAACtaccattaatatatatatataaagaaaaaatgaaaaagaaaacaaataatactAAAATGTTCTACTAAAATCTGTGCAGCCCAAAAACTTTTGAGTACTGCTCCAAAAGGTTTCAGCAGAATACAGAAATTGATCAATTCTGAATAATCTGCAAACAGTAACTTGAAAGATTCCAGTGGTTCCAGGCAGTTAAATGAAGAGGCAAACATCATAAAATACTGTAGAATTAAGTCCAATCAACTTGGAACCAAACAAGCAAATGTTGAGAGGATCTGCACTGACCAAACGGATAGGAAACCTCTAGTTACAGTCTAGATTCTTTTCTAACAACTCTAAAACAACAATACATGGAACCTGTGAGTGTTCATATCTGTGTTGACAGTGCAAGCATGTGAGATGTGCATCGAATCTCATGGATAACCAGTTCTGATGAGAGCTCCTAAATCAGATATAAACAGGTTTAACATCATTGGCACCAAAGCTTGCAGCACAAACCGGACACTTGCGGTGACGATTTTCGGTGACTTTATGCACACAAGGGTTGCAGAAGAGATGGTAGCATTTTGTAATAACAACCTGAAGAACGGAATAATCTATAAGCAAATTTGGAAATAGATGGAGAAAACAGGCCAAATAAAAAACAGTGTCCAAAACAGAATCGAACAAACCATAGCTGTATGCTATGTTACTTGAACTTGGGAGTGTGCGTCAGATAGGGGCATGTGCCCAACACAAGTATGgccaatttttctaagtttttccacaTACTTGGAGAATCATACCGACACCGTAATATGTTTCAGATACTGCTGTCGGACAAAGGTAATTCAAGGAAAATGAGGAAAGCAACATAGGCTACATGTTATGAAGTATTTCTTCTCTAAGTAACAGGTACAAAACCATTCTTAATGTAGTCAAATGGCACAGAAGCATCCTATCCAATTGTCAGGAAATGAGAACAAGAGCTCAAACTACAACACTGAAGAGCCTAGTTGAAGAACTGCTACCTTGAAATACTAGATCATAATCAAACTTACCTCTTTTGGTCTGTCAAGACAGATACTGCACTTTAGTATTTCTCTGTACTCTCTAAGTTCTTCTTGAAGCCTTTCAATCATCGAGTTCCCTTCTGTCTTCGCTTGAAGATGTACGACCTTTCTTCTCGCTACTTCCAATTCTTCctcaattcttttctttttaaacctAATAAATGAATGACATGCAGAAAAACATACATGAATTCACCCTATGCATTAAGAAAACAGGGAAACATAAAAGGACCAATGAATTCTATTACCTTTCTCTCTCTATTTCAATCTGCAACTCCAGTAATGCCGCTCGACTTCTCTCAATCTTGAATTGCGAGTCCTCCAGTGACTCCTTTACTTGATGAGAGGATCTTCTCATATCTGACAATCGCTTTTGTGTATTTTCCAATGAAACTGACTTTTGAAATCTTTCTTCTCCAAGTTTCTGAACCTGGTCTGAGCAAAACCTCAGCTGAAAAAGGAATTGCTCAATACTTGAATGCCTTTAATAGTGTATTTCATATAAAATACCTAGTTCATGATCATACCTGATCCTCGATTCTTGCAGCTTTCATATTATAAAAATCAAGGGATGTGCTGGCTTGCTGAATCTCTTTCTCCATGTTATGCTTCTCCAAGAGTAGAGTGTCCTGAAGCTGTTTGGCCCTCAAACCTTCCAAAACAAGCTGAAAAGGACACCATTAAAGTAAAATCAAGTTCTAGGAGAAAATATACAATAGTGACAAAGGATCATGGAGGCTCTACAAGTAGAAGTTCTCTACATGAAGGTAAATATCAAGAAATAGAATATCGAACCTAGATGCCTGATGTCCTTTACAAGAATAGGTTATAATAAAACCGAAGGCATTAATTGCTCTTCCAGtttcatgattaagtaaattcatctgtctttaaattaaaattacaagatcaacatcattttttatttttgcaaatttCAGTAATGTTTGGGCCAATAAAACCCTCATCCTTGATATATTTGGAGGAGTTAGGCTATTCAAAAATCTCAGTGCCTGccaaaaataaatgaaatctcaataaaattttacattaatgaAAATGGGCACTTAGTTATCACAAGTCCAACCAATCATATCAGATGACCAGCCAAAGAGAATACCTATGAATCTTCACACCGACAACTAACACCCAAATGGAGACCAAGAACTGAACCCAGCTTCCCAAGTTCTATCTCATGTTTAACTCAAGGGAAATGATGATTGTTAGCTTCTGTGATTGGTTACCAAGTAAAAATTTCTATTCCATGATCAAACATCTATGAGTATATGAAGAACCGTTCACCTCTAAGTACACGGCTGGCAGTGGTAGCTAGTGACAACTGGATGCTTGAGGGTTTAAAAAAGGCAGAGTTATacaaaatcaatttaaaactagTCAGCATAAAGACATAGTTACAGAAAACTTATCAAGAGACCATCGTTTTATGGCAGTAAGtagcaaaaaaggaaaaaaaaaaaagaaagaaagaaagaaaagggtaCAATGATGCTAGTGCATAAACTTTCAATGGATCTCTGAATATCATAAACCAAATAATTGATTACCTTGATGTTATAGTCATCTCTTTCAGTAATTTGCTGCAATAGCTGCTGGTTTTGAGTTTGCATATCATCATATGCCTGTCCAATTGACTGAGGAAAACCAAACTAATGGTGTAATGAAAACATCATGAAAGTACCAAAGGCAAAGCCAAGACTAAATGACAAGAAGCTAACCTCTATTTCAGATAAGTAAGcctcattttcttcaattttggctTTTAAAGAATCAGTAAGCCTAGATTTATCCCTGAAATAACAGCATAATTAACACTTTTCACTTGCTTCTCGTAAACCCATTGTTTGATAAATGAAGGTAGCGACAACATAAATACCAGCTACACAATTTCCAATACATCTACATTCTGGTAATGAGAATTTCAACAGAATAATGTGTGGTGGAATTCTCTAGGCACATCAAATAAACATTTTACGAATAGCAGCAGGTTTGCAGAGATCTAGGCAAAATCCGCTTCCAGAAAGAAAaggaatattaaaataataaacctgAATCAGTGACATCAAAAGGTAATCtaatataaagaaaaagaaacaagtaAACTGTAACCTCTTAGAAGCCTCCAATTTGTGTCGCAACTCAGCAATTTCAGCTTCTGCAGCAGCCAACTTTTGCTGGGATATTGCTTCAGCTTCATTAGCTGTCTTAACACGCAATTCCAAATTATGCTCATCAAGACAGGATTTCAAACTTTGAACATGCGCCCATGCCTTGAATTCTGAATCTCTTGCTTCCAAAATATCGCTGCAATCGT contains:
- the LOC107926258 gene encoding uncharacterized protein, whose amino-acid sequence is METAENGGDNGKIHINSHWYWAIASVSQLGWAVSSYRKGYTGDHRFMPLKAFAVASLFLGASASASVAFLKASGIHKVEDLMGVGASIRSGLGIRPRTGDK